A segment of the Saccharomyces kudriavzevii IFO 1802 strain IFO1802 genome assembly, chromosome: 2 genome:
tttgcCTACCAAGATTTCCGCCTCTAACAAAGAGAGAAGAACTCTCGCGGAGTGAGAGATATGTTCACCAGAAGTTTCGGCAGAGTCTCTGGTTTTTagagatgaagaagacatTATGTACCTATGCAATGCCAAGTTTGCTCAAATTtggactttttttttgcaacgGCTCCTAAtttaagaaagaaaactgcAAGAAAGGATGAACGAAAAACctgtctttttttatttaggCGGTAGCCTGCATTCTTACCTATTTGAAGATTGTACAAGGTATGTAAAAAGTAAATATGCGTATGCCAGGCCCCCTTAGTCGGCTGCGTAGAAAATGAGTAGTGCCTTGCATAACGAGCGCACCGCAGCGCGCATTAAGCTGAGCGCCGCCCCTGCCCTGATCATACTGTAGAAGGACGGACCCTTTCCCACCTGTGATCGTTTTCTCCCCCGCCACTCCTCCACAAAATGAATCAGCACAAACGAAGGCTAACGTAGTGAGCATTATTTGCATCCGTCCATAAAAGTTCGTCAGGCTCTTCAATCCTGTGATTCTCAGCTCCGCGGCATGTTTTGGCATGAAATCTCTTCAACtatgaaagaaagagcAATTGCAAACTGCGCGGGTGCGAAGACAAACGTAATTgtagaaaataatatacgTATACGAACTATCTACCAGCCTGTAAATTTACATATCTAGAATATTTGTTTAAGTTTTGTATATGATTCTTGAGAACGAAAACATCAAAAGTGGAGGGATATGTTAAAGCAATGACAAGCCTCGCAATGGAGGAGGAAGAGGGTCTCCATAAGAACTTTATAGAGAAAATCATTCTTTATCTTATTTTATTCTCTTCTGTCAGTGAAGTTAAGTGTTAAAAAAAGCCTTATGAACCCCATAAATCTcgccttcttttttcctttctgtAGGACGTGTTAGATTCATAAGCAatagtaaagaaaaaaactgcGGCCAGCAAAAAAGAGATGCAAATCAAACCGTGTATGGCGTAAGTTTATATGGTGTGAGCGCTCTCTCATTCATTCAGGCTTGGCCGGCCAGCTCCAAGAGGTAGTCTTTAGCCTCACCAATGATATTAGCAATGACTTCACCGTCCTTCAGCACATAACCGTGCGATTTATCTTCGCTTAATACTGTTTGAATTtcgttgtttttcttctgttgcTTTTTCAGAAACTCTTGATATCCACTTACTGTGGTCAACTCAACAGGTGCACTTTGCAAAAAGGAACCCGTGGAATGAGTAAAATTTGTGTTTTGTTTGTATAGGGCAGATGACATAGTGTAATTCGGCGTGATATTCTGTGACTTTGTTCTTTGTCGAGAGGAGAGCGAACCGTCTTCCgttttaaaaaaaagaaccgCCAGTTCAAATGACCCTTTTATAGAAACGAGATGATCCGGTGATAACTACTTCTTGCCCAAAAAAAGTCCAGATCAGATTATTAATGGGGgtcaaaatcaagaaaaaaaaaccgcGAAATGAAATGCGGGTCAAaaaagagggaaaaaaggaagatgGATAAGGTGTGCCACTGACGTAACTGCCCGTGGTCAGAAGTTGGAATAATTGTTCAACAAGAGCAAGATTTAGTGACAATAATTATGGCGCTGGATTAGCCCCTATCGTTTTGCTATGGTTCGATTTGCAGCCCATCCGACGAGACCTGAGTAGGTTACAGGATCTCTTTCTTCTAAAGAGAATTTCACATGCCACGGAATGTTCTGTCCGCACAAGTACATCTTCTACATGATGACGACCTTTGGGTCTCTTCTTCCGATCTCTTCCATAGAAAACCGGAtcactttttctttcctccGTTTATAGATCTACATCGAGATCTTTACGTCTATTTCACCCCTAGAAATTGGACCGGTCCAGACTTTTTTGCCGCCACCAAATTTTCAGCCTCTCtccttttattcttaaaATGGACCCCTGATAGAAGCCTCAACagccaaaaagaaacaaaataaggaaaacaGCGGTTGCTTGTCGTTCTACGCCCCACCCCTCTTGCCCTCCTTCTATTCGATGCTGTGATTACATACGTGATGAATCTAATTTCAAGCTGACCCTTTAAGTGGCAGGGGACCGCGGAAACAAAATCTTGCTATTTTTACTCACTAAAGGCCTACCTGGAGAGGGACCTGCGGCAAAAAATGTTGGCGCGTTGTGTATAAGTTGAACTACAGTTGTTCTCATACGTTAGAGATAAACATAAAGTATACAcctgaaaataaaaagaatacaTATTAGTTTAGTGTCACTGTACTGTAGAAAAATAGAGTCTAAATAGTGTTCAGCTTGCTTTTTAcagccttttcttcaacttaTGCAATAGCCCCTTTTTATgttttggtttttctttcgttgttgatgaagaggaagaagattCGGTTGCCTTGGAATTGTTCGTGACATTCTTCACTCCTGCATCACggcgatgatgatgatggtggtgGTGTTGGTGTTGGGTTGCATCAGtactattatttttattcgACGATCTTGCAGATTCTTTCGTTTCCTTCGTGGAAATTGATCTTGCTGGGCCGTTTTTATTACTTATTTCAGTCTTTGCTTGCCCTGTAGCCGCTGAAACTTTCGATTGAACATCATTAGCGCCTGCATTGATGACAGGCTTGATGTTGGCATCTTTGTTTACTGGATTCTTGGGGGCAGCGTCGTTTTGGACCTTAGTGTTGCCGTTGTCTTTACCACCTGTAACAGCAATCTTGGGTATTTGGTCAATTTTTCCGTTGAGTGCGTCGGGAGGGTTGCTATTCGTCAAAGATTTGCTTCCAGCGTCTGCAGTACTGATATCGGCGACGCCCGAAGCGTCTGCACTGGATTTCACGTCTCTGGTGGACTTACCATCTTCGTCGAATCTTTGGTAGTAGTTCTTGGAAGTTGGAATTGTTTCAGGTAGAGTGGCACCTGCAACCCCATATGATCCGGCAGTGACCACTTTAATCAAAGAGTTTCTTTTATCATTCATCTCTGTGGCCACTGGCTTTTCTCCGGTGCATTCGGCAACGTTGTTGTCGACGGAGTCGATCTCACTGTCTCCGGCacctgaagaagagaatgaCGATGGTTTCTGCGAGGCTGGGGAAGAGGATAATGGTTCAGTTTTGGATTGTGTGATGTCTTGCGTTTC
Coding sequences within it:
- the SKDI02G1930 gene encoding uncharacterized protein (similar to Saccharomyces cerevisiae YBR085C-A; ancestral locus Anc_3.320), with the protein product MSSALYKQNTNFTHSTGSFLQSAPVELTTVSGYQEFLKKQQKKNNEIQTVLSEDKSHGYVLKDGEVIANIIGEAKDYLLELAGQA